From Bosea sp. NBC_00550, the proteins below share one genomic window:
- a CDS encoding TIGR03571 family LLM class oxidoreductase — protein MIIKLVAVPYLPAMTRNSALDLIRKPDRLTLGLELPLDNDWSPAGEARRTEQGRPPGVPDLSRQTELIRWADDLGFSAVWLRDVPVFDRVNMGDAGSVYDVFTLLGFLAGQTRNIALGTAAVVLPIRHPLMTAKAAASVDALSGGRLILGVASGDRPVEYPLLGLDFETRGEAFREAVAYLRAAWQPGGLPVNGERMAGLDLLPRPDQPSIPLVVAGQARQDDAWLAANMDGRFVYPGSVERMAAQVARWRAATTGPGAFISAFHLDLLDDAAAPAEPIRFGARVGRNGLIAHLQALVAAGVDHLALNLRQSARPPVEIIEELASDVIPALATKPKAHAA, from the coding sequence GTGATTATCAAGCTGGTCGCGGTGCCTTATCTCCCGGCCATGACACGGAACTCCGCATTGGACCTGATCCGGAAGCCGGATCGCCTGACTCTTGGCCTCGAGCTGCCGCTCGACAACGACTGGTCGCCCGCCGGCGAAGCCCGCCGCACCGAGCAGGGGCGTCCGCCCGGCGTCCCCGATCTCAGCCGGCAGACGGAGCTGATCCGCTGGGCCGACGATCTCGGCTTCTCGGCCGTCTGGCTGCGCGACGTGCCGGTGTTCGACCGGGTCAATATGGGCGACGCAGGCTCGGTATACGACGTCTTCACGCTGCTCGGCTTCCTCGCCGGCCAGACGCGCAATATTGCGCTCGGAACGGCCGCCGTCGTGCTGCCGATCCGCCATCCCCTGATGACGGCCAAGGCCGCGGCTTCGGTCGACGCATTGTCCGGAGGTCGTCTGATCCTCGGCGTCGCCTCGGGCGACCGGCCGGTCGAATATCCACTGCTCGGTCTCGATTTCGAGACACGGGGCGAAGCCTTTCGCGAGGCCGTCGCCTATCTGCGCGCGGCATGGCAGCCCGGCGGGCTGCCGGTGAACGGAGAGCGGATGGCGGGGCTCGATCTGCTGCCCCGGCCCGACCAGCCGAGCATACCGCTCGTCGTCGCCGGACAGGCGCGGCAGGACGACGCCTGGCTCGCGGCCAACATGGATGGCCGCTTCGTCTATCCCGGCAGCGTCGAGCGCATGGCCGCGCAGGTCGCGCGCTGGCGGGCCGCCACCACCGGCCCGGGCGCGTTCATCAGCGCCTTCCATCTCGATCTTCTGGACGATGCCGCCGCGCCGGCCGAGCCCATCCGCTTCGGCGCGCGCGTGGGTCGCAACGGGCTGATCGCGCATCTGCAGGCGCTGGTAGCCGCCGGAGTCGACCACCTCGCCCTCAACCTCAGGCAGTCGGCACGGCCGCCGGTGGAGATCATCGAAGAACTGGCGTCGGACGTCATCCCGGCGCTCGCCACCAAACCCAAGGCGCATGCCGCCTAA
- a CDS encoding aldo/keto reductase: protein MEIVKAHGAEIPALGFGVFRMSDAEVEAVVPAALEAGFRHFDTAQIYGNEAALGRALASAGARRDDLFLTTKVWVENYSPAKFAASVDESLGKLKVDQVDLLLLHWPAEVAIAEQIAMLDAVQKAGKTRFVGVSNQNIAQMRASAALSTTPIVTNQVELHPYLDQSRLAAAAKQAGIAITAYYGMADGAVPRDLVLQKIGAQYGKSAAQVALRWLVQQGFVALSKTAKPERIAENIAIFDFALSDADMTAIAQLARPDGRLVSPAGLAPAWDA, encoded by the coding sequence ATGGAAATCGTGAAAGCGCATGGCGCGGAGATTCCGGCGCTCGGTTTCGGCGTCTTCCGCATGTCGGACGCCGAGGTGGAGGCCGTTGTGCCCGCCGCGCTGGAAGCCGGCTTCCGCCACTTCGACACCGCCCAGATCTACGGGAACGAGGCGGCGCTAGGCCGGGCCCTTGCAAGCGCGGGAGCCCGCCGCGACGACCTGTTCCTGACCACCAAGGTCTGGGTCGAGAATTACAGCCCCGCCAAATTCGCCGCCTCGGTGGATGAGAGCCTCGGCAAGCTGAAGGTCGACCAGGTCGATCTGCTGTTGCTGCACTGGCCGGCCGAGGTCGCCATCGCCGAGCAGATCGCGATGCTGGACGCGGTGCAGAAGGCAGGCAAGACGCGCTTCGTCGGCGTCAGCAACCAGAACATCGCGCAGATGCGGGCGTCGGCAGCGCTGAGCACCACGCCGATCGTCACCAATCAGGTCGAGCTGCATCCTTATCTGGACCAAAGTCGTCTCGCCGCCGCCGCGAAGCAGGCCGGCATCGCGATCACCGCCTATTACGGCATGGCCGATGGGGCCGTGCCGCGCGACCTCGTCCTGCAGAAGATCGGCGCGCAATACGGCAAGAGCGCCGCGCAGGTCGCACTGCGCTGGCTGGTCCAGCAGGGCTTCGTCGCGCTGTCGAAGACCGCGAAGCCGGAACGTATCGCCGAGAACATCGCGATCTTCGATTTTGCGCTGTCCGATGCGGACATGACAGCAATCGCGCAACTGGCCCGACCGGACGGGCGGCTCGTCAGCCCGGCGGGCCTGGCGCCCGCCTGGGACGCGTGA
- a CDS encoding DUF1036 domain-containing protein: MAACCATAFIAGAVPAKADLRMCNTTSSRIGVAIGYRDAQGWTTEGWWNISPRGCETLLRGTLAARFYYVHAVDYDKGGEWTGKSVMCVRNKEFTIRGIEDCLARGYDRAGFFEVDTGEQKSWTIQLTDTGGAASPRP, encoded by the coding sequence CTGGCCGCCTGCTGCGCCACAGCCTTCATCGCAGGCGCCGTGCCCGCGAAGGCCGATCTGCGCATGTGCAACACCACGTCGAGCCGGATCGGCGTCGCGATCGGCTACCGCGACGCGCAGGGCTGGACCACCGAAGGCTGGTGGAACATCAGCCCGCGCGGCTGCGAAACCCTGCTGCGCGGCACGCTGGCGGCGCGCTTCTATTACGTTCACGCCGTTGACTACGACAAAGGCGGCGAGTGGACCGGCAAATCCGTCATGTGTGTCCGCAACAAGGAATTCACGATTCGCGGCATCGAGGACTGTCTGGCACGCGGCTATGACCGCGCCGGCTTCTTCGAGGTCGACACCGGAGAGCAGAAGAGCTGGACGATCCAGCTCACCGATACGGGCGGAGCTGCGTCGCCCCGACCATGA
- a CDS encoding mandelate racemase/muconate lactonizing enzyme family protein translates to MAKIVSVEVLQANLKPKVKRTDAVQSFELQETPMVRITDADGVTGTGYSYTIGTGGSSVCKLIDDHLAPVLIGREAEEIEGLWRALFFRVHATTVGAITSIALAAIDTALWDLRARKTGLPLHRLAGGAKNAIELYYTEGGWLHMEQSELVEEALKAKESGFGGTKVKVGRPHVAEDVKRLSAVRDKVGFGWEIMTDANQGLSLDEAIRRARHYEKLDVAWFEEPIHADDIGAHRRLSQSTTVPIAVGESMYSLSQFKDYLEAGACSIVQVDVGRIGGITPWLKVAHMAEAFNVPVCPHFLMEIHLGLCCAVPNSRWLEYIPQLDLVTSSPIRIENGKAIPSEKPGLGIDWDWEALEKTIVHRKSHGTAPALKAEA, encoded by the coding sequence ATGGCCAAGATCGTATCCGTCGAAGTGTTGCAGGCGAACCTGAAGCCCAAGGTCAAGCGCACCGACGCCGTGCAGAGCTTCGAGCTGCAGGAGACGCCGATGGTCCGCATCACCGATGCGGATGGCGTGACCGGCACGGGCTACAGCTACACCATCGGCACCGGTGGCTCCTCGGTCTGCAAGCTGATCGACGATCATCTCGCACCCGTCCTGATCGGCCGCGAGGCCGAGGAGATCGAGGGGCTGTGGCGAGCCCTGTTCTTCCGCGTCCACGCCACGACGGTGGGCGCCATCACCTCGATCGCGCTCGCCGCGATCGACACGGCACTGTGGGACCTGCGCGCCCGGAAGACGGGCCTGCCGCTACACCGGCTCGCCGGCGGCGCCAAGAATGCGATCGAGCTCTATTACACCGAGGGCGGCTGGCTCCACATGGAGCAGTCCGAGCTGGTCGAGGAGGCGCTCAAGGCCAAGGAAAGCGGCTTCGGCGGTACCAAGGTCAAGGTCGGCCGGCCGCATGTCGCCGAGGATGTGAAGCGCCTTTCCGCTGTGCGCGACAAGGTCGGCTTCGGCTGGGAGATCATGACCGACGCCAATCAGGGCCTCTCGCTCGACGAGGCGATCCGGCGGGCGCGTCATTACGAGAAGCTCGACGTCGCTTGGTTCGAGGAGCCGATCCATGCCGACGATATCGGCGCGCATCGGCGTCTCTCGCAATCGACCACCGTGCCGATCGCCGTCGGCGAGTCGATGTATTCTCTCTCGCAGTTCAAGGACTATCTCGAAGCCGGTGCCTGCTCGATCGTGCAGGTCGATGTCGGGCGCATCGGCGGCATCACGCCCTGGCTCAAGGTCGCGCATATGGCCGAGGCCTTCAACGTGCCGGTCTGCCCGCATTTCCTGATGGAGATCCATCTCGGGCTGTGCTGCGCGGTGCCCAACAGCCGCTGGCTCGAATACATCCCCCAGCTCGACCTCGTCACCTCCTCGCCGATCCGCATCGAGAACGGCAAGGCGATCCCTTCCGAGAAACCGGGTCTCGGCATCGACTGGGATTGGGAGGCGCTGGAGAAGACCATCGTCCACCGCAAGAGCCATGGCACCGCTCCTGCCTTGAAGGCCGAAGCCTGA
- a CDS encoding glycerate kinase type-2 family protein has protein sequence MHSPASETAKPRATARKIYDAAVSRAHPAECLPQHLPSAPATGRLILLAAGKAAGSMTALAEAHYLDGGFPQERLFGHAVARHGYTAPTRRIPMIAAGHPVPDQGSIDSAERALALAASATEDDLVLVLLSGGGSANWVAPAGSLTLAEKQAVNKALLRSGAPIGEMNIVRKRLSRIKGGRLALAAAPAKLLTLAISDVPGDEPTAIASGPTVADPSTMDEARAIVARYGLDLPPAARALLDDSANETPKPGHPAFANSAFRIIARPADALAAARAVAEAEGYEVHDLGPDLEGEAREVAADHAELARRLKREGRRAAILSGGELTVTLRGSGRGGPSQEYALALAIALAGEPGIVALAGDTDGTDGGGGEATDPAGALVDPQTLARAAEIGLDPARSLAENDSTGFFEALGDLLQPGPTLTNVNDCRVILIEP, from the coding sequence GTGCACAGTCCTGCGAGCGAGACAGCGAAGCCGCGCGCGACGGCGCGGAAGATCTACGATGCCGCCGTCTCCCGGGCCCATCCGGCCGAATGCCTGCCGCAACATCTCCCGTCTGCCCCTGCAACGGGCCGCCTGATCCTGCTTGCTGCCGGAAAGGCTGCCGGCAGCATGACCGCCCTTGCCGAGGCGCATTATCTCGATGGCGGTTTTCCGCAGGAGCGACTTTTCGGTCATGCCGTAGCCCGCCACGGCTACACCGCTCCGACCCGCCGGATCCCGATGATCGCCGCCGGCCATCCCGTGCCCGATCAGGGCAGCATCGACAGCGCCGAACGCGCGCTGGCGCTGGCGGCTTCCGCGACCGAGGACGATCTGGTCCTGGTCCTGCTTTCGGGTGGGGGCTCGGCCAACTGGGTCGCCCCGGCCGGCTCGCTTACGCTTGCCGAGAAGCAGGCCGTCAACAAGGCGCTGCTGCGCTCCGGCGCCCCGATAGGCGAAATGAACATCGTTCGCAAGCGCCTGTCGCGCATCAAGGGCGGCCGGCTCGCGCTTGCGGCGGCCCCGGCGAAGCTGCTGACGCTCGCCATATCGGACGTGCCGGGCGACGAGCCCACCGCCATCGCCTCGGGCCCGACCGTCGCGGACCCGTCCACCATGGACGAGGCCCGCGCCATCGTCGCCCGCTATGGGCTCGATCTGCCGCCCGCCGCCCGCGCGCTGCTCGACGACTCCGCAAACGAGACGCCGAAACCCGGCCATCCCGCCTTTGCCAACAGCGCGTTCCGCATCATCGCCCGCCCGGCCGATGCCTTGGCCGCCGCCCGCGCCGTCGCCGAGGCGGAGGGCTACGAGGTGCACGATCTCGGCCCCGATCTGGAAGGCGAGGCGCGAGAGGTCGCGGCAGATCATGCCGAACTCGCACGCCGGCTGAAGCGCGAGGGCAGGCGGGCCGCCATCCTCTCCGGCGGCGAACTCACGGTGACGCTGCGTGGCTCCGGCCGGGGCGGCCCGAGCCAGGAATACGCGCTGGCGCTGGCGATCGCGCTGGCCGGCGAGCCCGGCATCGTCGCACTCGCGGGCGACACGGACGGCACGGATGGCGGCGGCGGCGAGGCGACCGACCCGGCAGGCGCGCTGGTCGATCCCCAAACTTTGGCGCGCGCCGCCGAGATCGGCCTTGATCCCGCCCGATCCCTCGCCGAAAACGATTCGACCGGCTTCTTCGAAGCGCTGGGCGATTTGCTGCAGCCGGGACCGACGCTGACCAACGTCAACGACTGCCGCGTGATCCTGATCGAGCCGTGA
- a CDS encoding GntR family transcriptional regulator codes for MIVKPVLARVALVDQVTAVLMERILDRAYAPGEKLNIDALTREFEVSSSPIREALTRLSALGLVASASFTGFSVAPEPPREWFEQLRDFRILNEGWAARQLARSRDPHAIARMRASIASMERDPPRGQAWDYVGASRADEIFHEAILEGAGNEILAQAVRGLHPHLHHARLFSRIPHDIAPMLDEHRAILGAVLRGDEDGAQAAVESHLKTSWHRYNGWHADRPEKR; via the coding sequence ATGATCGTAAAACCCGTTCTGGCGCGCGTGGCGCTGGTCGATCAGGTCACGGCCGTTCTGATGGAACGCATCCTCGATCGGGCCTATGCGCCGGGAGAGAAGCTCAATATCGATGCGCTCACCCGCGAGTTCGAGGTCAGCTCCTCGCCGATCCGCGAGGCGCTGACACGGCTCTCCGCGCTCGGCCTCGTCGCTTCGGCATCCTTCACCGGTTTCTCCGTGGCGCCCGAACCGCCGCGCGAATGGTTCGAGCAACTCCGCGATTTCCGCATACTGAACGAGGGCTGGGCCGCCAGGCAGCTCGCCCGCAGCCGCGATCCTCACGCGATCGCCCGGATGCGCGCCAGCATCGCATCGATGGAGCGCGATCCTCCGCGCGGGCAGGCGTGGGACTATGTCGGTGCCAGCCGCGCCGACGAAATCTTCCATGAGGCGATACTGGAAGGAGCCGGCAACGAGATCCTGGCCCAGGCGGTGAGAGGCCTGCATCCGCATCTGCACCACGCCCGGCTGTTCAGCCGTATTCCCCACGACATCGCGCCGATGCTCGACGAGCACCGCGCCATCCTCGGCGCGGTCCTTCGCGGCGACGAGGACGGCGCGCAGGCCGCGGTGGAGTCGCATCTGAAGACGTCATGGCATCGCTACAATGGCTGGCATGCGGACCGGCCGGAGAAACGCTGA
- a CDS encoding DUF2312 domain-containing protein gives MDDPVQGDQLKSIVERIERLEEEKKTIADDIKEVYAEAKGNGYDVKVLRKVVALRKRDLEERKEEEAILDLYLQAVGETV, from the coding sequence ATGGACGATCCGGTTCAGGGCGACCAGCTCAAGAGCATTGTCGAGCGCATCGAGCGGCTCGAGGAAGAGAAGAAGACGATCGCCGACGACATCAAGGAGGTCTATGCCGAGGCCAAGGGCAACGGCTACGACGTCAAGGTGCTGCGCAAGGTGGTGGCGCTGCGCAAGCGCGATCTCGAAGAGCGCAAGGAGGAAGAGGCGATCCTCGACCTCTATCTGCAGGCGGTCGGCGAGACGGTCTGA